A region of Drosophila suzukii chromosome 2L, CBGP_Dsuzu_IsoJpt1.0, whole genome shotgun sequence DNA encodes the following proteins:
- the t-cup gene encoding membrane-associated progesterone receptor component 2, with the protein MNEELGDFGCMVSIALTFCAAALAYLYVYRYKLRTGGRNQLDLAKLCATDLPDLPPIKLTLDQLLGFDGTRSDGRILVALRGKIYDVSSDFPEFGLNGTLSHVAGRDFTYYLETIMEITTEINYVDRWEAILETNYSRVGIVIDELGNPLIEKSSNMGVKDLKIQNTEIVVEDKAVMVDAEEIGVTGSVTVNSNVKSKRKLNEVLTAETLPSDTIPEKHLEEPNSDLIVTAEISDC; encoded by the coding sequence ATGAATGAGGAGCTAGGTGACTTTGGCTGTATGGTCAGCATTGCGTTGACCTTTTGTGCGGCTGCCCTGGCGTATTTATACGTCTATCGATATAAATTAAGAACCGGCGGACGCAACCAACTGGATTTGGCCAAGTTGTGTGCTACCGATCTGCCCGATTTACCCCCCATCAAATTGACCCTGGATCAGCTTTTAGGTTTCGATGGGACTCGAAGTGATGGGAGAATACTGGTGGCGCTCAGGGGAAAAATATACGACGTGTCCAGTGACTTCCCAGAATTCGGTTTGAATGGCACGCTGTCTCATGTGGCTGGCAGGGACTTCACATACTACCTCGAGACAATAATGGAGATAACTACGGAGATCAACTATGTGGATCGATGGGAAGCCATTCTGGAGACGAATTATTCACGTGTCGGCATCGTAATCGATGAGCTTGGCAATCCCCTGATCGAAAAAAGTAGTAATATGGGTGTTAAGGATTTAAAGATCCAAAATACTGAAATAGTCGTGGAAGATAAGGCGGTTATGGTGGATGCAGAAGAAATCGGAGTCACTGGTTCGGTTACTGTTAACTCAAATGTAAAGTCGAAAAGGAAACTAAATGAGGTTCTAACAGCCGAAACTTTGCCATCTGATACAATACCAGAGAAACATTTGGAGGAGCCCAATTCTGATCTCATTGTCACCGCGGAGATTTCtgattgttaa